One genomic region from Gossypium hirsutum isolate 1008001.06 chromosome D13, Gossypium_hirsutum_v2.1, whole genome shotgun sequence encodes:
- the LOC107918930 gene encoding putative GEM-like protein 8, whose translation MKNQILEQVIGVPMKSTPYRVERTPRRYLPDSAGQYRIPSSVEGSNTFREGKRNFVLKRINNIGKKADTFAHGVREHVRLGPKISETVKGKLSLGARILQVGGVEKIFKQLFSVREGEKLLKACQCHLSTTAGPIAGLLFISSQKVAFCSDRSIKIPSPNGEYLRVHYKVLIPLEKIKGVNESENMKKPSQKYMEIVTVDDFEFWFMGFFNYQKAFKYLQQAISQRLLHDVLQVTF comes from the exons ATGAAGAACCAAATACTCGAACAAGTCATTGGAGTTCCAATGAAATCAACACCGTATCGAGTTGAGCGAACGCCGAGACGATACTTACCGGATTCTGCTGGTCAGTATCGGATTCCATCATCTGTTGAAGGGTCTAACACATTTAGAGAAG GCAAAAGAAACTTTGTACTTAAAAGGATAAACAATATTGGGAAGAAAGCTGATACTTTCGCACATGGAGTCCGAGAACATG TGAGGTTGGGGCCAAAGATCAGTGAAACTGTGAAGGGAAAGTTGAGTTTGGGGGCAAGAATTCTTCAAGTAGGAGGGGTGGAGAAGATTTTCAAGCAATTGTTTAGTGTTAGAGAAGGAGAGAAGCTGTTGAAGGCATGCCAATGCCATTTATCAACAACAGCAGGTCCCATAGCTGGTTTACTTTTTATCTCATCTCAAAAGGTTGCCTTTTGCAGTGATAGATCAATCAAAATCCCTTCTCCTAATGGAGAATATCTCAGAGTTCATTACAAG GTTTTGATTCCACTTGAGAAAATAAAGGGAGTGAATGAGAGTGAAAACATGAAGAAACCGTCACAAAAGTACATGGAAATTGTGACAGTGGATGATTTTGAGTTCTGGTTTATGGGTTTCTTTAATTACCAGAAAGCTTTCAAGTACCTTCAACAAGCAATCTCCCAAAGACTACTACATGATGTACTACAAGTCACTTTCTAG